In a genomic window of Telopea speciosissima isolate NSW1024214 ecotype Mountain lineage chromosome 5, Tspe_v1, whole genome shotgun sequence:
- the LOC122662969 gene encoding uncharacterized protein LOC122662969, with the protein MVMREKMKGKLNLEDEGDPPKPVIVLTSSEDEEANEDLSLKIVEKARMREIKRKRKEDFDEFEASEGVRSAMVIDLSSSSCEETEVAADQCGTTDSGNVAAVVAAEVKKNKKKKKKKKKSKNIKLEEWNVSKVHSFLLFSLSCVWFIVLYGKGVPVKLILHVYIDGSGLLPLFFLKVNTGRTEDHAVEIVSLVETEAETTKSVEAIKSMETEGVEVSDNIVLRKLLRGPRYFNSLEGSWPKCYNCGKEGHAASNCVSQERKKPCFICGSFEHNAKRCIEGQYCYICKRKGHRKKDCPEKHLKKSSESSNTCLRCGDAGHDLFSCTNDYSPDDLKEIQCYTCKAFGHFCCTDFIDTGPRVVSCYNCGQSGHTGLGCAKSRGETHGAGSSTVCYKCGEEGHLARGCTKYSESAQRISGFSTPRKRFRNEGSDVLEFRSAHNLGRAFKRKSTQHKEIEIAASTKSRRRGGWITDDPGDLPNIKSKANGWWSPTTPAKKGHKIPNLTAGGDPSSSRSPWKNPKLPPLSPGSRGLANSYQPRFSASRFGNSSVGRFRRNYDW; encoded by the exons ATGGTGAtgagagagaagatgaaggggaAGCTCAATCTTGAAGATGAGGGAGATCCACCAAAGCCCGTAATTGTATTGACCAGTAGCGAAGATGAAGAGGCAAATGAAGATCTTAGCCTCAAAATTGTTGAGAAAGCAAGAATGCGAGagataaagaggaaaagaaaagaggatttTGATGAGTTTGAGGCCAGTGAGGGTGTTCGATCCGCTATGGTCATCGACCTCTCCTCGTCGTCTTGTGAAGAAACTGAAGTAGCAGCTGATCAGTGTGGCACCACTGACAGTGGAAATGTGGCCGCAGTGGTCGCAGCGGAggtgaagaagaataaaaagaaaaagaagaagaagaagaaaagtaagaACATCAAACTGGAAGAATGGAATGTAAGCAAGGTTCATTCCTTTTTGCTCTTTAGTCTTTCTTGTGTATGGTTCATTGTACTG TATGGAAAAGGGGTACCAGTAAAATTGATCTTGCATGTTTACATTGACGGTTCTGGGCTTTTACCTCTTTTCTTCCTTAAGGTCAATACTGGAAGGACAGAAGACCATGCTGTGGAAATTGTTTCATTAGTGGAGACGGAAGCAGAAACCACTAAATCTGTTGAAGCAATTAAATCCATGGAAACAGAAGGAGTTGAAGTATCTGACAATATTGTGCTACGAAAGCTTCTT CGAGGCCCGAGGTATTTCAATTCTCTTGAAGGTAGTTGGCCTAAGTGCTATAATTGTGGCAAGGAAGGTCATGCAGCATCAAACTGTGTGTCACAGGAGAGGAAGAAACCGTGCTTTATCTGTGGGAGTTTTGAGCACAATGCGAAGCGCTGCATAGAG GGCCAATATTGCTACATCTGCAAAAGAAAAGGTCATCGTAAAAAGGATTGTCCTGAGAAACACCTAAAGAAAAGTTCAGAGAGTTCAAATACTTGTCTAAGATGTGGAGATGCTGGGCATGATTTGTTTTCTTGTACGAATGATTATTCTCCTGATGATCTCAAG GAAATACAATGTTACACTTGCAAGGCCTTTGGGCATTTCTGTTGTACTGACTTTATAGATACTGGCCCAAGAGTAGTTTCTTGTTATAACTGCGGTCAGTCTGGGCACACTGGATTG GGATGTGCCAAGTCTCGTGGGGAGACCCATGGTGCAGGGTCATCTACTGTATGCTACAAATGTGGGGAGGAAGGACATCTTGCACGGGGATGCACAAAGTACTCTGAG TCTGCTCAAAGGATCAGCGGATTCTCAACACCTAGAAAGAGATTTCGTAATGAAGGTAGTGATGTCTTAGAATTTAGATCTGCTCATAATCTTGGTAGAGCCTTTAAAAGGAAGAGCACCCAGCATAAGGAAATAGAAATTGCTGCATCAACAAAATCAAGGCGGAGGGGAGGGTGGATCACTGATGATCCAGGAGACCTGCCAAATATAAAGTCCAAAGCAAATGGTTGGTGGTCCCCTACAACACCAGCCAAAAAGGGTCATAAGATTCCCAATTTAACAGCAGGAGGTGACCCCTCAAGTTCTCGATCTCCCTGGAAAAATCCCAAGCTTCCTCCTCTAAGCCCTGGTTCACGTGGTTTAGCAAACTCATATCAGCCCAGATTTTCGGCGTCAAGGTTTGGCAATTCAAGTGTTGGTCGGTTCAGGAGAAATTATGATTGGTAA